One genomic window of Papaver somniferum cultivar HN1 unplaced genomic scaffold, ASM357369v1 unplaced-scaffold_150, whole genome shotgun sequence includes the following:
- the LOC113336132 gene encoding splicing factor-like protein 1, translated as MDSETLISSSAPPNQLDHHHPDSETLAPPPETLATDPETANREEEQQQNQLVSQNGGGSSGGANEKDGSGGGGGGGEEETNSRRKRRSRWDPPTESENADSGTRKRKSRWADDDPKPVIQLPDFMKEFTGTMDLDPEVQGLNIRLLEISRLLSSGLPLDDRPEGARSPSPEPIYDNMGVRINTREYRNRERLTKERSDIISQLIKRNPAFKPPADYRPPKLQKKLYIPMKEYPGYNFIGLIIGPRGNTQKRMEKETGAKIVIRGKGSIKEGRLQQKRDLKPDPAENEDLHVLVEAETQDALEAAAGMVEKLLQPVDEVLNEHKRQQLRELAALNGTIRDEEYCRLCGEPGHRQYACPARTSTFKSDVLCKICGDGGHPTIDCPMKGTTGKKMDDEYQNFLAELGGSGPESMTKPNSAVALLGAGSNSSGSVPPWQSGNNSGGGGIGSATQPGLMTNGAKTGKDYDDTNLYIGYLPPNLDDDSLIRLFQPFGDIVMAKVIKDRATNVSKGYGFVKYSDVAQANQAIASMNGYPLEGRVIAVRVAGKPPPPAVPSGPPAHKMPTYPGQDQAMGGYASQQFTSGGPLPNPPHSGYMAAPVPWGPPPPYAPYAPPPPGANMYNPVQGQSMPPYGSPYPPTHQTTPPGAPPSDGQQSFPPGVQSQNTQPPPSNMYGMPPNPSYPPPNYPSYYAVPPPPPPVSHSMGDHSQNMAAVPWASNPPAPPPVSSAEQTSSGVEAEYEKFMGDLK; from the coding sequence ATGGattccgaaaccctaatttcatcttctgCTCCCCCAAATCAATTAGATCATCATCATCCTGATTCAGAAACCCTAGCTCCTCCTCCAGAAACCCTAGCTACAGATCCCGAAACAGCAAATcgagaagaagagcaacaacagAATCAATTGGTATCTCAAAACGGCGGTGGTAGTAGCGGTGGTGCGAATGAGAAAGATGGTTCAggaggcggcggtggtggtggtgaagaagaaacaaacagtaGAAGGAAACGTCGGAGTAGATGGGATCCACCGACTGAATCTGAAAACGCTGATTCTGGAACTCGAAAGAGGAAATCCCGTTGGGCAGATGATGATCCAAAACCAGTAATTCAACTTCCAGATTTCATGAAGGAATTTACAGGTACTATGGATCTTGATCCAGAAGTTCAAGGTCTTAATATACGATTGTTAGAAATTAGTAGATTATTATCATCTGGATTACCATTAGATGACCGTCCTGAAGGTGCTCGTTCACCGTCACCTGAACCTATTTATGATAACATGGGTGTTAGAATTAATACTAGAGAATACCGTAATCGGGAGCGATTGACGAAAGAACGGTCTGATATTATCAGTCAATTGATTAAACGAAACCCTGCGTTTAAGCCTCCAGCTGATTATCGTCCTCCAAAGCTTCAGAAGAAGTTGTATATACCTATGAAGGAGTATCCAGGGTACAATTTTATTGGTCTTATCATTGGTCCAAGGGGAAATACACAGAAGAGAATGGAAAAGGAGACTGGTGCAAAGATTGTTATCCGCGGCAAGGGTTCGATTAAAGAAGGAAGGTTACAGCAGAAACGTGATTTGAAACCGGATCCTGCTGAGAATGAAGATTTACATGTGTTGGTTGAAGCCGAGACTCAGGATGCACTTGAGGCTGCTGCAGGGATGGTGGAGAAGTTGTTGCAGCCAGTTGATGAGGTGCTTAATGAGCATAAGAGGCAGCAGTTGAGAGAACTTGCTGCTTTGAATGGAACCATAAGGGATGAAGAGTATTGTAGGTTGTGTGGTGAACCTGGTCATCGTCAGTATGCTTGTCCTGCTCGTACCTCAACTTTTAAGAGTGATGTTCTTTGTAAAATTTGTGGAGATGGAGGTCATCCTACCATTGATTGTCCCATGAAGGGCACTACTGGAAAGAAAATGGATGATGAATACCAAAATTTCCTGGCGGAATTAGGTGGTAGCGGTCCTGAATCAATGACCAAGCCAAATTCAGCAGTGGCTCTTCTCGGGGCTGGGTCTAATAGTTCAGGCAGTGTTCCTCCATGGCAAAGTGGTAACAACTCCGGAGGAGGGGGTATTGGGTCTGCAACACAACCAGGTTTAATGACAAATGGGGCCAAGACCGGGAAGGATTATGATGACACAAATTTGTACATTGGGTATTTGCCACCAAATCTTGATGATGATTCGTTAATTCGTCTGTTCCAACCCTTTGGCGATATTGTGATGGCTAAAGTTATCAAGGATCGGGCGACAAATGTAAGCAAAGGTTATGGTTTTGTGAAGTATTCTGATGTTGCACAGGCGAATCAAGCTATTGCTAGTATGAATGGCTACCCTCTCGAGGGGAGAGTGATTGCTGTTAGGGTTGCAGGTAAACCTCCTCCGCCTGCGGTGCCATCTGGACCTCCAGCTCACAAGATGCCTACTTACCCTGGTCAAGATCAGGCTATGGGAGGATATGCTTCTCAGCAATTCACATCTGGTGGACCTCTTCCGAATCCACCCCATAGTGGCTACATGGCGGCACCAGTTCCTTGGGGGCCACCTCCTCCGTATGCTCCCTATGCCCCACCCCCTCCTGGTGCAAATATGTACAATCCCGTGCAAGGTCAGTCTATGCCACCTTATGGTTCACCATATCCTCCAACACACCAAACCACGCCTCCTGGTGCACCTCCTAGTGATGGGCAACAGAGCTTCCCCCCTGGTGTTCAATCCCAAAATACTCAACCCCCACCTTCTAATATGTATGGAATGCCTCCAAATCCCTCATACCCCCCACCAAATTACCCATCTTATTATGCtgtacctcctcctcctcctcctgtaTCACATTCAATGGGTGACCACTCACAAAACATGGCTGCTGTTCCTTGGGCCTCAAATCCACCAGCGCCTCCACCTGTTTCATCTGCCGAGCAGACATCTTCTGGTGTTGAGGCTGAGTATGAGAAGTTCATGGGGGATCTGAAATGA